Below is a genomic region from Stegostoma tigrinum isolate sSteTig4 chromosome 36, sSteTig4.hap1, whole genome shotgun sequence.
GTAATTCACTTGCTTAAGTGCAGATAGGAGAACTTGTTCTGAAACTATCCTGACTAAAagccacccacaacctccaaaaGAGCAAGATGAATCCAAAAGATTTGAAATGATCTTATTTTAATTAACACACAAACTCTTTCTCTTCTGATAAGATGGCATTAACCCAGGGCATCAGCAACCATCCATTTCTAGCATTAACCAACTCTAAGATACACAATGAGCAATGTCTTGCAGAACCCATGAGATGCTGTAGCTATGGTCTTGGAGGAGAGATGAAACtatttgaaatcatacaatgttttggccttgactacTTTcggtggtagcaaattccacagactcataattctgagtgaagaaacttgtGATCTGGACACCCCACTATTAAGAATAACCATTCTGCATTCAACCTGTCTAGTCTTGTTAAatttgtaggtttctatgagatcccctctcattcatttgaattcacAGGTATCATCCTACCAATTCGACCTTTCCTCATCAGCCAGTcccatcatcccaggaatcagtcaggtAAACctttgcagcactccctctaaagcaagagcatccttcctcaaataaaggaagccacactgcacaaaatattccaggCGTGGTCTGATCATGGCCCCTgtccaattgcagcaagacagccctgctcctgcactcagaTCTTCTTGTTGTGAAGGCCACATACCATTATATtttgaatagctggggtcctggcattgatccttgtggaaccTGACTAATCACTGCCTCACATTCAAAAAAAATGATGCATTTATCcctattctgtttcctgtttgccaACTAGTCTTCTGTCCATCTCAATACATTACCTCAATTTCATGCTCTTTAATTTTCCGCACTAATCTCGTGAGACTTtgctaaaagccttctgaaagtcccaACAAACAGCATCCAGTAGCTCCCCACCATCAATTCCAGTAGTCACGCACTCAAAAAATTCCAATAGgattgtcaagcatgattttcctttcacaaaaccaagcTGATTCTGTACATTCTGACACTGTTTTCCAAGTTCTCCACCATTAAATCTTTCATAATGAACTCTAGGATTTGTTATCCTTATTTAAGTTACTATAATCATTATACAAGACAGATCACAAGAAAGAAAATCACTCACTGACAGGCTTGAGAAGATTTAATGCAACAGTATGAAAGAGTACATTATTTCAACAGCAAGTGTAACAGGTGACATGTTAAATGCTACCTGATGTCAGGTAATGATGTTGTGAACTAACAATTCATTTGAGGAATCTGATGTAATGGATGAGTGCTATAACTTTGCTTGATATCAAAGCAGGACTTCCAACTGAATCTCAAATTGCAGAATCTCTAATTATTTCTCTAGCATGGCTTAGGTAACAGTTTTTTTTCGGAGCAGCGCTGAGGGAGGAAAGAGGCAAAAGACAGAAGAGTATCTATCATGGTTTCATGATGACAGCTGATGTTAAGGAGGCAAAAGGGGAAAACCCAAGAAACGCTTGGGAAGAACACTACAGTCCACCTTGGACTGGGGCTACTCAGCAGCATATGAAGGTCACAGGAATgtgacaacttgcatttatatagtacctggGTGTTTAGGAATTTGCAGGACAAGAGTTTAGGAGCTGATGCTGTCATAGATCACTGACGAGTAATCTAGAGGCCTAAGCTAATGGTCTCAGACAATGGATTCAACCTAATTCAggagctggtgaaatttgaattcagataatgaaatctggaattgaaagctagtctcagtaacagtgacaatGCAAGTATGAGCAAGTTTTCTAGTAGtccatctgcttcactgatgtcctagCGGGAAGGAACTtgcaatccttacctggcctggcctgcatgagcctccaaatccacagcaatgtgattgatgctTAACACAGCCCTCTGCAATGGTTTAGTAAGCCATTCAAATTGTAGACAAGCAGTGATGGGTAACAAGCAGTGAACTTGCCTGCAACATCCTCATGCCATAATTCTTAAAAACTAGACTGATGATCAACAGTTGTTAACAATACATACCTGAACTGGGAAAACATCTGTACTTTCAAAATGGCCAATAGTTAGAAAGCTTCAAATCCCAAAAGAAAACATGTCTGGTCTCACTCAGTAATTGAAACTGCATCATTTTTACCTTCAGTCTTCAAGTTTACAAAAGAGACAAGAATGTTGGGAAAAGGAGTTTCAATTCCACTGACCTTTACTGCTTCTAGGATGCGAATTGCACTAGCTAGATCATTTAACCTACGGCACGCTCTCAGAGCAGCATCGAGAATTTTGGGTTCCGGTACAAGATCATATCCAATAAGGGTGTTCATTCCTGTCAGTTAAAACACAAATTTACTAAAACAGGCTGTACAAAACAGTTGATTTTCAAAGCAGTGTCAAATTTCAAGTATAGAATGCCTGCAAATATTTTCAACCACTACAAATAAATTGAAGTTTAAAAACAGTACAGTAGCAACTTGGGAAAAGGAAACACCatagtgcaggaggccattcagccctgaatGAATATCATGACTTCatatctctgatttttctccataacAGTGTGCACAGCTTTGACTGAACCTGCCCCCACTATTCTTCCAGGAAGTGAATACAGGCCAAAACTGCTCGCTGCATTAAAATGCTTCTTCTCATGACATTTATTACTTTTGCACATCAATAAATCTGTGCCCTCCTTGTTCTTGATTAGTTTGAGTtaagaaacaattaaaatttgTTCTTTAACATTGCAAGTTGCTAAAGTACAGGAAACAAATTTTTGCCTAATGTTTGGCAAATTACATGTTAGCATAAACATAGCTGGGAAAATTATGAATTCAGTTTTTTGTTTGAATTTCAAACTTtcaatattttattaatttaaagCATTACTACAGTTAGGAAACACAAAGATGTGGCTACTCTTTTACTCCTGATTTGAAAGACTGtagtcagttacaagctggtatAGCAGATGAAATGGGGATTCAAGGCACCTCACTTACTCTGTTGCAACTATTGTGCATGAACCACgattgtgtttaaaaaaaacagcatgaCAAGAGAGATGCTGGAAGTCATGCATACCACCAATTGCTTAGCCATCAGTCATGCAAAGATAGGAGCTCATTAAAATTTGATGGACATGACCTATGAAATTGAAACATTCTTGCTTTAAGGTCATGAATTTAATTATGCATCCACTGAGCCGATTTACTTACCTTTTCGGAGCTCCCAGGCATCAATGTCAGGCTTGTTGAAGTATGTCACCCAACGAGCATCAAACTCCTCATCGGTTTCATGTTTGCCATGTGAATACCAGCGTGAAACCAGGGCAGCTGTCAAACAGACAACAATATATTTAACATGCTATGATGGTCCAACTACCTCACCGGCCTCCAAAAATAAACACCAATTCAATACAATTAGCAGTTCTTTCCAGTCCTCCACTTTTCAAAATGTAAATCAAGATATTTCAGACATTCATACTATTATAAACAGTAGTTTCAAGCTTTCCAAAATGATCAACTAATAGTAATATGGAGATGCAAAGATACAAATGAATTATTAAAATCCAAGCAGTGACCTAAATTAATGGAAAGCATTCTCAAATTAGTTCGAAAATGTAATTAACCTGTTAAGAAGTGTATCATTGCCTACTTCAGTTACCACATTCTGCTGTCGAAGTCAGTTCATAATCTCGGCCTCCTCTCCTAACCCATGTTACGAACTtgatgcactggagaaattgtttctcttttttttagaaaggcaaaCATTTAAAGTTTAAAGGGCCAATGTTAGTTCAGCACCAAAGGGGTAGGAAAAAAACTTTCTGGAAAGATCAGGAATATTAGCATTGCAAACTGATTCCTCATAATAACAGCTGTATATGAAAATAAAGAGTAAAACTGTAAAATTTTCAAACGAAGGACGAGTTAAGTGATGTTGGGGGTCAAATCTCATTCAGGTGATCAGAAGAGGCTCAACCAGAGAATTCAAGACAGTAAAAGCAATGTTCTGGATATAAAACATCAAGATATGGTTTCACAGTTGGAAACCATGGCTAACTTATCTACTCCTGCTTTCACTTGATGAAAAGTACCTTGACTGCCAGGACACGCCCCACAAAAAAATGCACTGAAAACAGAGCACTGCAGTGCTTGGAGGGTGTTTCTTACATACCATGGCTACAAACCTTTGTCTGGAATAACAGAAAACACAGTCTAACCAATTTCTTCCACAAAGCTTCAAAATTGGTGCAGCCCTTCAGTAACAACAGACAGCACAGGGGACCTGCAGGTTTTAACAGTTATACCACTGCTCTACTACCCTTCCACTGTAACCATTACTGTGTCAGAACATGCAACCCCACCTGGGGCCAAATCCCAAATTTGGAAAGCGATGACCCACAGTAAATGCCTCCAAGCATATCTAAGTATTGCCTCTGAAATATTTTGATAAACATGTCATAACTTCAATAAGACCCCAGAGTACAAAGAAAAACTGCATATTCACAGTACCTTAAACAGTTAAACTTCACCTGACCTGTCACTGGAATGAGATACAAAATTTGACATCCAATCACAAACATTTGAACAGCACTAACAGGTCAGTTTTAAGCAAGCTCTTAGGAGGAGAGGGGCCAATAGTGAAGCAATTACACCCGAATATGCAGTCAGGATTAGAGTGGAGACATCTCTTGAGGGACACTAAGCTGGAAGGCATCACACAGGGGTGCAAAAGCCATGGATACTTATACTTATAAAAAAGCACAACAATTTTAGAACTGACTTTAAAGATGTGGAGACAGACAACCTTAAGGAAGGTTAGAAGGGTTGGCAACTCAGCTGAGAGTCAAATAAGATGCTAAATGCCATACAGGACACTGTCTACATTCAATctttcaagaaaggaaaaaaattaaattggtgTAATATTTCCCAATCCTAACAGTCAAACGTGTACAAAATTAACAAGGGCTCTCGTGGCACAGCGTTAATGTTCGTACCATTGAACCAGGAACTGTGTTCAAGTCACACTTCCTCCAAAGGTGTGTCATAATACCCCTGAACAGATCAATTCAAATTTTTTACACATGTAAACAGGGAAGGAAGAGAGGGTTACAGACCACACAAAGGCAGATTtgattagtttagaaaggcatcaggGTCAAAGGGGCATTACAGTGCTGTACCACTTTATACTGTGGTAGCACTCCACTAAAAAGATGTACCAGagacaggaaattgagaaacagagCCAACAGTAAGTCAAAAACAATATTCATTTGAAAGGAAGAAACAATGTGGTCAAGATGGGCTAACATGAGCTAAGAGAGCGCTCAGCTAGTTGCAGAGAAAGCTATACCAAAAACAGGAAGCTATTTCTGCAGTTAATTCTTTGTACTCCAAGCTCTCCAGCTTCAATGCTGTGCAAAGGAATAAA
It encodes:
- the LOC125446898 gene encoding cytochrome c oxidase subunit 5A, mitochondrial-like, with protein sequence MFRVALRYSGTGLAAWRRTALAVPGRGHPAAALVSRWYSHGKHETDEEFDARWVTYFNKPDIDAWELRKGMNTLIGYDLVPEPKILDAALRACRRLNDLASAIRILEAVKDKAGPHKDIYPYVIQELRPTLTELGIPTPEEIGLNKL